CTCTAATCGGAAATAAGAAAACTGTATTTTTAAGCCCTAAACGGACTCGGATGGCCAAAAAGGCCCATATGTCATGGCATAGCGATGAGTTTGACTCGTAGAGCCGTTACGCTTCCGGAAAGGTTTCACAATAGTCAATTGGGCACCGAATACCAAATCTGCAACATAGTCAATATCGGGTTTCGACTGTTCTACATCAGAGACGTTACCCGATTTACGTGATTTTTAAACCATAGCCGTATTTCACTATTCTGAACACATCTTATTTCACGAGATTTTTATTAATTTTGCTTCTATGTAGAGTTGGTTCACAAAGTTGTGTATTTGTTTAAAACCAGCTAAGCAAGTTATACAACATTTTATTGTTTTTCTTTTAGCCGATGGATAATAGCCAACGAGATTTTTTTTCGTCTACTAAAATACTTTAGCCGACGAGTAAAAGCTTTGGCCGATGAAAAAAAATTTTCGTCGGCTAAAGTATAGTATAGTCGACGAAAAATTTTCTTTAGCCAACGAAATTTTTTTTTTGTCGGCTACAGTTGACCATAGTCGACGAAAATTTAAATTAGCCAACGAAGGAAAATTTAAAATGAAGTGGGGAGACTCGTCCCACCAAGATAACGCAGACAACGACATACCAATATTTGGAAGAGCATCAGCCACTTAATTACCTTCTTTAAAGATATGAGAAGATCAAAAGTTCATCTGAGAAATGCAACACAAACAATTACCCCATGCCACTCCTAGTCGTCAGGAACAAGATGTGGATCACGCAAGAACTTGAGCACAATTGTTGAATCCACCTTAAGCCAAATATGCTTCCATTCCCTAACCCAAGTTATAGCTCAATAGCTTGAATACCGCCATAACCTCCGCATCCATTGAGCTACGAATTTCAAGGTTTGAAGCAAAAGTACCAATGAGGAAAAAGCCTTGAAAATCCCTAAAATCTCCACCATAACCAGCTTTCCCTGTAACCCTTTGCCATGCACCATCTGTATTAATTTTAATCCAACCTAAGAGAGGAGGATGCCAATTAACTTCATTAATCCTCGGAGCCCGTCGGGGATGACATAATAAACTAAAAATTCTTCAAAACTTGAAGGTTTGTTAAAGAATTAGACATGCAACCTGAAGCTAATTTGCTAGCTGCTTTTATGTGCCCCATAATTAGTTGACGTGCTGCTTCAACAACAGTGATACAATTATCATATCTCATTTTATTAATTTCCTGCTTTAAAGATAAACCAAAAGATAGTGGTGTAGCATATTAACCAAATCTCCTTGAGATGTTGGCTTCGACCAAGACCCTCATAAATCAAATAAATTATGAGATAAACTTCCTAACTCAATAAGCAAGCCCAACTGTTCCATAACAATCCATCAAAAGAGCAAGTCAAAAAGATATGTAGCAATGACTCTCCATCCTTACCACAAAGTACACAACGAGAAGCCAAAGCAATCCCACGACGTTGTAGTAAATCCTATTAACTCTCTACCCCTCAATACATGGATCATAGATCAGTGTAACAATAGAGCGAGGAACACTTTCAAAACTATTATGCAAAGTTGCATTTCTTAATCATTATTGATATACATTTCATTTCTTCAATAAGCTAGACTGAAGTTACAGCAAGCAGATCTCGATCTTCATCACCATCATCATCATCATAAATCTTCTATACGTACGTATTTTGAAATTAATCTTACATCTCCAAAACACACGTCGAAAATACACAAGAAGGGTCGAGAGAAAGAAAAAGATGAGCTAGCTAGTCTTACAGTCCACTAGATCCAATCAACTTTGTTAACCCAAAGGTTATAGCCATGGCCAACCACCCTCCAACCAAAACCCTAACAGTAGATCTGATAACTGGTGCCTTCCCCAAAGCTGCTCCCAACCACCCAAACACCAACAGAGCCAATGTCACCGCCGCCGCCACAGCTCCTAACCTGGCCCTATACTCCCTTATGAACGAGGCTGCTAACAGTGGTACCATTGCTCCCACTGAAAAGGCAAGAGCCGATGCAGCTGCTGCTTGTAACGGGTTTGGTAAGTTCTCCTTCTCTTCTTCCTCCTCGTCTCCTCCGGCCACCGGGCTGTTTTGCTTGTTCATGTTGTCTCTCTTCATTTGGGCCACCTCTATGTCCAACTGGGAGTAAACGGAGACAAACTCTCCGATGGCCATGCTGCAGGCACCGGCTACTAGTCCGGCGAACCCGGTTAGTATCATGGCCTTAATGTCCTGTTTAACAGCACCAACACCCATCATTAGGGACGCGGTGGAGATCAGCCCGTCGTTAGCTCCCAGGACGGCGGCGCGGAGCCATTGGGAGCGTTTGGAGTAGTCGAAGTCGTCGTTGTCGATATCTTGGGTGGGTTGGTGCTCGAGGTCGAGGTTGGTCATGGCAGGGATAGGGTATTTGCCCTCATTTAGGGATGCTTGGCTGTTTGGTGCCATGGGGAAATGAATCAGAAGCTTAGAGCAAATGAAGAAGAAGAAGCTAGCGAGCTAGGGATCTGTTGAGGAAGTAGAAGAGATAGTTGGAGTGTGGAGGACACACGCCCTGAAGAAGGGTATTTATGGAGGAAAATGATCGACTATGGAGGAGGCAATTTATCGAAAAAAAAAAAAAAAACTATGGAGGAGGCAATGGTGGGGTAGTACAGCCACTGATGCAAATTATTAAAGGGATCAAATTGAAATATGTAATTGCTTAAGGATTCATTACTTAAATAATCTGCATGTATGAAACCGACAGATTCTTTGCTTCACTACTGTAAAAATTGTCTATAAGACTTATAATTATGATAGCTGTAGTACGTACTTGCTGCAAATTAATACCAATTTGAGATGCTATCGTTAGTTCTTAATTACTTGATTCGGTAAAAGACTATAAATCTATTAATTGATTAGAAATGAAGGTTAATACTGAGACAATTTGTTTTCATATATGTATCTAAACAACGAAACGTTAATTTTGTGTAGAATGGCAAACTAGGAATGAAAACAGCAACTGATTTTACAAAAAAATAAAACAAATGGTGTGTAAGACCACTAATAAAATGAAAATTCAGGTTAATACTATTTCAGCATGCAGTTCATTAGTTTTTATGGGGAACAAAAGTTTTAGAAATTAAGAAAATGATTCTAAAATAAGAGATGGGATATATATGTCTGTACGTAGAACCTCCGCTGTGATGTATATGTATGAGAGTGATCCACTAGAATACATACAAAAAGTTTTGATGATGCAGATCCTAACAAGATGGTGACCACGTACCCTGGAAATAAATGCAATGAGCAAGGCAAAGGAGATAAGTACCAGGAAATAATTAGCTGCTACGTACAGCAGATGGACTAAGCAGTTTGGGAAGATGCATGAAATCTGAGTAACCCTATTTCATCTGAGTTTTCTGATGTTTTTGTTCGATGGTGAGTTTTATGATGTTACAACTTAGCAAGGAAGAACAAAAGCAGAAAAGAAAAATGATGGGACGTAATATTACAATGCGAGCAAAGAGAACCTTCAACTTTATCTTGTTCAAAGTTATCATACTTTCTGCAAGGCAGTTATACCGGAAACCCCAAAAATCAATGAGCAAAGCGTGATCAGTACCTAAAAAACAAGACAAACGTTCCTCTCTGAAATTGTTTCGAATAAAATCGGAAGAAATAATTTTTAANCAAGGGTGGAGGCGAGCTCTCTCTCTCTCTCTCTCTCTCTCTCTCTCTCTCTCTCTCTCGCTGCTCGATCTGCATAAGTCATATGTTTTTGTCATCTGGGATAGTAAGAAAGGGCATGTAGTACTGTTGAAGATTCGTAACTTGTGAAGACTTGTGTGAAATTGGACAGAGAATATATTACGCTGCGACATCAGATCGAACTTGCTTTGACACAGCAGGAAGAATCAATTACCAAAGTAGTTGATAATGGTCGTCTTTTCGCTAAAACAAAAGTGCATGCTTTGATCGTTTCCATCCTAACATGTACAGGCCAGGGATTTTGCTTTACCAAATTAAATTAATATACTTTCGGTTTCTTAATATGGATTTCAAAAAGCAACCAGATTCCTTAATGAATCAGTTCCCATTTGTGGTTAACCATGCATACTATACAGCCCAGCTCTCTCTATATATTATTCATCTTGTTTGGTAAAATCAGAGTACAAGCAAATGTTTTCATTATGCTTTACCTTCGGGGAGCTAGATCATAAAAGAGACCGAGAGAGAGCAAACATATTTGAACTGATATTTTTATTTTCTATTTTTTGATCGGAAGAATGACTCATAATGAAGGAACTGTAAGAAAAAAGGTTAGATATTGCAAATATATTTTCACATAAATCCAAATTATAATTAAAATAAATAATCATAATTGTAAAATCAAGAACACAAGATGAACATGAAGAACACCAATGTTACCAACTCGGATGTAGGAGAAGAGGAAAATGTTGAAGTCGAGTCGCGTGTCTCACACACTTTCCTTAAGACAAATTATGCCTCCTCTATCGGTGCAAAAAACTTGATGGCACTTATCTCCGAGGATACAAGAACTGCTCGTGCTTTTGGAGCTGCACTGCTACCAAGAACACCCAACAAACTTGTTGTACCTTCTTACTATCACCAGAAAACTAAAACTAGAGAGGGAGAGAGAGATCTCAAGAGAGGAGAAGATGTTTTGAGTTGGTGTGTATAGAATGAGGGAAGAGGTCACCTATTTATACATGAGGAAACCTTGGAGTCACTTGAATGTCATGAATTCATATTCATGAGTTACAACCCTTTCACCTTTGGTGTAGTTAACATCTTGTAATGTTACAAACCTTTCATAACACCACTACCATTCCATTTAACATCTTGTGATGTTATAGAATCCAAACAACCATGGAAGGTGAAAAGTATAAAACCGTTTCAAGTATTCAACTTTGGGTGACTATTCTCATTCACCCTATAACCCACTTAAATTATCCAATTTAAAATAGTTAAATAAAATGGTGATTTTCACCATTTTTTCCAACAATTCTCCACATGAATGAAATTGGCGACCAAAGACTCAATAGGCTTGGTGATAGAAATCTACGGTTGAAACCTGCTTAGGATAGGTAGGTTTTACCCTTTGAACCTTCCCTTGTGAAAGTATGCCGACTTTACTAACTAGAAAATAGACGCGATGTCTTTGAAATGTTCGTCATTTGTGTAAATGATAACATACATCATACAGGAGCACTACCAGAAGAAAGGCTTTAGCCGACGAAAATAAAAAAACCAGGCTGACGAACTATTTTTTCGTCGGCTAAAGTGGACTTTAGCTGACGGAATTTTCCTTAGTCAGCTAATTTAAATTTTCGTCAGCTAAAGTTGACCATAGCCGACGAAATTAAATTTTCGCCGGCTAAAAGAATTTTTTTCGTCAGCTATAGTCTGTGAAATTTAGCCGACGACTTTAAAATTATTTAGCCGACGAAATTAAAATGTCGTCGGCTAAAGTTCCTTATATTTGCAGATCTGGACAGCAGCTCATCTGGGAAAAAAAAACGGGAGAAGAAAAAACGGGAGAAAAAGTTTGGGTGTTGTCGAAATCTGTCCATAATTAGTTTTTGGAGCTATATATAGGTATGTATATGTGTATATATGTTGATTTTGAGTTTTATTTGAGTTGATTGATTTTGGGTGTGATTGAGTTGATCGATTTTGAGTACGTTGGATGTATATATATATGTGTTGATCGATTTGGTTGATGATTTGATAATATATATGAAGTTGTTGTTAATTAATAAATAGTAGATATATATATATATATATGTTAATTAATTTATAATATTGTGTTGATGGTATGAAGTTGTTGATGATGATTTTGTGATGATGTTGATATATAATATTGTTATGTAATTATTAAGTATATATATTTGTTAATTAATTTGTTATTAATTAGTTGTAGTACTAGAATACTAAATGAATTGAGATTTTATATATGGAATTTAATTAATAATTAGCTAGAGTTATACACATATTTTGTTATATTTTCAAGATATGGATAAGAGTTGGATTTCGCTTCCAAAATGGGACAAAAAATATGATAAAGAAGTTATGAGTTTTCTGGAATATGCGCTGGTTAATGCTAACGGGAATACAATTTTCTATTGCCCGTGCACGAAATATCAGTGTCACAGCGATATGCATCGATTTATGATTGACAAAGTATGACAGCACCTGAAGAGTAACGGGTTTTGGGAGAAGTACACATGTTGGTTATATCACGGTGAAACATCATCAGGGGGTCTGCATGATCATGGGCAATTTTCTGAGACGGGCAGTACATCCAACGATCCAACAACGGCCTTCATCAACGACATGTTTCCTCATGAGAGCGGTGTATGCGCTCAAGGACAGTATATGTCTGAGCCAGTGCAGCCTTTCCCTAGAGTTGTCAACACTGCTGGTATTGACAAGTACAACAAACTGCTTGCTTTCCAACAGACCCATGTGTACCTCGGTTGTCAGAAGACCGTTCTTGAAAGTGTGATGGACGTAATGAAGATTAAAGTTGAGACAAAATCAACCGTGAAGGTTGTTGATGATTATCTACAGTACACTGCTTCGATGCTGCCCCACGGTCATCGTCTTCCTACCACTTATCATAAGGTCCGATGTATCTTGAAAAATCTTGGGCTTTCCTACATCAAGATCCATGCATACAGATATGACTGCGTTCTCTTTTAGGGTAAAGATCTAGAAGGGAATGACCTTGGTGGCCTTGACGCATGTCCGGCATGTCACACTGACAAGCTGACTCCTGCAGGCAATAGGAAACCTGTGAAGGTACTTTGGTATTTCCCGTTGAGGGATAGGCTGGAGCGGTTGTACATGTCTTCACACACGGCCGAAGCTATGAGATGGCACGCGGATTGGGAATTGCATAATGAAGATACCCTTATACACCCTGCTGACGGGGAGGCTTGGAAGCATATAGACAGGGAGTTTCCTCATTTTGCATCAAAGGTCCGAAATGTGAGGCTCTCATCTGACATGTTCAACCCTTTTGGCAACATGAGTTTTCAATACAGTGTATGGCCGGTGATTTTAGTACTGTACAACCTTCCTCCATGGATGTGCATGAAGAAGGAATACAATATGTTGAGTTTGTTGATTCCGGGGCCCGGTTATCCAGGGAAGTGTCTCGATGTGTATTTGAGACATTTAATTGAAGAGCTTAAGTTTTTGTGGGACGTTGGTCATCCCACTTATGACAAGTACATGCACGAGATGTTCTAGATGCATGTCATGGTTGTTGGTACCATCAGTGATTTTATTGCCCATGGGATGTTATCAGGCAACGTTGTTAGGGGATACAAGGCTTGTCCAGAGTGCCTTAGCGATGAGGGGAGCAACAGTCATTGCAACAAGATATGCAAATTGGGTCACCGTACTCTCCTTCCATATAATCACGAATGACGGTTCGATGCACAGGCATTTGATGGGACCGAGAAGACGGTGTGCCTCCCAGAAGATGGACAGGGGAAGAAATTTTAGCAGTGCTTAATGAGTACGATTTTGGGCAGCTCAGCAATCATCCCAATATTGTGGCGGCAATACCTGAAAGACCCGACAAGTACAAATTCTGGACACAAAAGAGTATATTCTGGGAACTCCCATACTGGAGTAAGTTGTTGATCAGGTACTACCTAGATGTGATGCACATAGAAAAGAATGTTTGCGACAGTGTGGTGGGCACAGTGCTGAACTTGGAGGGGAAGACGAAAGACGGTCCTAAGGCACGCATTGATCTAAAAAAAACGCAATTAAGAAGACATTTGTGGTTGAAAGAAGGGAAGAAAAAAATGCCTCAAGCTCCTTACACCATGAAGCCTAACCAGAAGAACGTAATTTTCAGGTGGATGAGTTGTGTGAAATATCATTCAGGCTATGTAGGAAATATAGCCCGGTGTGTGAACTTCCGGGACAATAAGATGTACGGGTTGAAGAGTCATGACTGTCATACCCTACTACAACGTCTCTTCCCTATTTTCATTTGACCGTTCCTTCCCCGTCAGGTGGTGGAGCCGTTAGTAGCGTTGGCAAGATTCTTCCAGAAGTTATGCACACGGGAAGTGAAAAGATCTAACCTCCGGGAAATGCAAGAGGACATCATTTATATCATATGTACATTTGAGAGGATATTTCCTCCAAATTGTTTTGACATCATGCCTCACCTGATGATCCATCTTCCCGAGCAATTGTTGCTTACCGGTGCAGTACACTACACTTGGATGTATCTCATGGAAAGGTACGTTTTTTACACCTGAATTCCTCAATATACATGTTCAATAATCATAACACTTTGCAACTTAATTTATAGGCAACTTAGAGACAACAAAGATTATGTGGCTAATAAGTAATAAGTCCGCGCCTGAAGGATGTATAGCTGAAGCATATATTGCGAACGAGTGCGTCACCTACATGAAGTTATATTTAGGAGCGTTGAAGGAAACTCCGCAAACCATACTGGTAGATGTACCGAAGTTCAATCTTTCCATACTCTTCAGTGATGTTGAAGTTTATAGAATTTTGCCAGACTCCTACAAGTTGCAACCACATGAGCTGGTCATTGCCCACTGGTGGGTATTGATTAACTGTCCAGAAGTTGAATACTGGAAAGACATCCATCTATATTGTCCAAACATTCAAGGTGATCTCGATTACCACAACGGAGAGTTCGCAAACTATTTTGACGGTTGGGTACGTAATTCAATATTTCTGTACGTGTTTATGTTTATTGCATAATTATCCATATTTACAGTTGAATAGTTGGTTGCAGATGAACTATATTCAATTTGATGGTGACCCAAATTGGTCACACGAACTAGGACTTCTAGCGATGAAGCCGATAATGTCAAGAGTTTATCCGATGTGCAAAGTGAATGGCGTGCAATTTATATGTGAACAAAGAAACAACAGACGGAGAACACATAATTCTAGGGTGATGGCGCATGGTGGGCGGAATGAAGTTGACTATTACGGTGTTCTCCATTCAGTGGTGGAACTCGTTTATGGGCAAGGCATGACAGTACACCTCTTCAAGTGTAGATGATTTGATACTATGCCGCAGAGCATGAAGACCGATCAGTACGGAATATTATCAGTGAACACTGCTACAAGTTGTTACGAAAATGACTCGTTCGTTTTTGCCACATCGGTAAAACAAGTGTTTTATCTTGATGACCTTGCTAAGGGTGACGCGTGGAAAGTAGTCAACCTTGTGCACCCTCGAAACACTTGCAGAGGCCGAAGACGAGGAAGAAGATGTTGCGTATCAAGAGCCCAGAAAAATAGGTATTTCTAACTCCTCTACCGTTCGCCTTAGTAATTTTTAAGCGGGTCGTTCGGTGCGAATTCGTGATGAAGAGCCAAGGCTAATTGATGTTAATCCAAATCAAGAAACAGACGAAGACTCTGGCGATGAGGAAAGGTATAGATTACCAGAAATTAATTCTGAAACCGAAGAATACTCACCGGATGATTCCGATTACGAGCCTTAATTTTAATTCCGATTACATTAATTTGTAATAAAAAAGAATGTATTACCTTTATAGTTTACATATGTTGAATTCATATTTTTGTTATTTTATATGAATTTTGGTGATATATGAACAGGAAGTTAGTATGGTTTACATTAAACTTTCTATTTTTTTAATGTATTTTTTATACTTTAGCCGACGAAATATACCATAATTAATCGGCTTAAACAATCTTAGCCGACGAAATATACCATAATTCGTTGGCTAAAATGTGGTTAGCCGACGAATACCCTAATATTTCGTCGGCTAAACCCTAAACCTTAAACCTTAGCAGACGAATACCCTAATATACGACTTGTTGCGTCTCATCGATTTGAAACTATTTTCAGTTGAAGGTCCAGCCAAGATATGTAATTTAGACGGTCCAATGACCTTTTCCGTGCGTTTAAGGGTTTGACTCACGGGATTGACCGTCCGGATCGAGCCCTTAACCTTGTCGGATCAAGTTGAATTTTTTCCAATACATGTATTTTATCATGATGGT
The window above is part of the Fragaria vesca subsp. vesca linkage group LG2, FraVesHawaii_1.0, whole genome shotgun sequence genome. Proteins encoded here:
- the LOC101299145 gene encoding vacuolar iron transporter homolog 4-like, with the protein product MAPNSQASLNEGKYPIPAMTNLDLEHQPTQDIDNDDFDYSKRSQWLRAAVLGANDGLISTASLMMGVGAVKQDIKAMILTGFAGLVAGACSMAIGEFVSVYSQLDIEVAQMKRDNMNKQNSPVAGGDEEEEEKENLPNPLQAAAASALAFSVGAMVPLLAASFIREYRARLGAVAAAVTLALLVFGWLGAALGKAPVIRSTVRVLVGGWLAMAITFGLTKLIGSSGL